The Marinomonas sp. CT5 genome contains the following window.
GGAGAGGGGGCTTTCACCGGTTTCGCACGCTTGATAATGTCAGGAACTTCAATAGACACAGTGCACCAGCTATGCTCTGGCATGGCATCGCGTAATGGCCCAATGGCATCAGGCCAATCTGGGTGTTCATTGTCTGAATGCAGCAAGATTATACAGCCTTGGGTTGAGCTGGTGAGAGACGGTCTATATAGAGTGAGGAAAGACTCTCCATTCGCTTCCAGTGTTTCAATTTGGTGATCTAGACGTTTGATTTTTAGTGATTCTTCAAGTGCTTCAATTCGAGAGGCCTGTGGTTTTGGTACAATGTATTTTTCCGTGCTCTTTTTGGGTGTATCTTGAGGCTTAGTTGTTGTATCGCCTGCAGGGGCTTGAGAATCTTCAGCCCAAAGATTAGGAACTGTGAACAAGGATAGAAGTGCCATGATAAGGTAGCGCAGTGCAGTAAATTTATTCATTGTTTTCAATACTTCTTATAAAGGCCTTGTTAAAATATGGTCTAAATTTTCACTTTGCGACCTTTATTGTGTCACTGCTGGAGTCAGATATGAACGATTTTATCATTGCCCCTTCGATCCTTTCTGCCGATTTTGCTCGATTAGGCGAAGAGGTCGATAAGGTCTTGGAAGCCGGAGCGGATATCATACACTTTGATGTGATGGATAATCATTATGTTCCTAATTTAACGATCGGTCCTATGGTCTGTAAAGCATTGCGCAAGCATGGGGTTACGGCTGACATTGATGTGCATTTAATGGTGAAGCCGGTTGATAGTATGATTGGTGACTTTATTGAAGCGGGCGCTTCTTATATTACGTTCCATCCAGAAGCCAGTGAGCATATTGATCGATCTTTACAGATGATTCGGGATGGTGGCTGTAAAGCGGGTTTAGCAATCAACCCGGCAACGTCTCTTGAACATTTAAAATATGTGCTGGATAAAGTCGATATGATCTTGCTGATGTCTGTTAACCCTGGTTTTGGTGGTCAGTCTTTTATTCCTAGCACGCTAGATAAGTTACGCGAAGCTCGTGCATTGATTGATGCCAGTGGTTACGACATTCGCTTAGAAGTGGATGGCGGCGTGAGCGAAAAAAATATTGCTGAAATCGCTCGTGCAGGTGCTGATACATTTGTGGCGGGTTCCGCTATTTTCGGTAAAGATGATTACAAATCTGTGATTGATGCAATGCGTAGTGAATTGGCGAGTACACGTTAATGAAAACACCAAGCTATTTTTCAAAGTGGTTTGATGGGTGGCCAGAGCTGGTTTGTTTAGACCTTGATGGTACTTTGGTGGACAGTGTGCCTGATATAGCGGGTGCTGTGGATGCTTTTTTGGTTGAGCTTGGTGTGTCACCAGCCGGTGAAGAGCGAGTTCGTGGTTGGGTGGGTTTTGGCTCATCTAAGCTAATTGAGCAAGCACTTGAGTGGGCCGGTATTGATTCGGATAAATATGAAGAAGCCTATCGCATTTTTCTAACACACTATCATGCGCATTTGACTGACGGTACGACTCTTTATCCTAATGTAAAAGCGCTGCTAAAGGCTTTTAAGCATAATGGTGTACCTGTTGCTTTGATTACGAATAAGCCAAGTGTTTTCGTGAAACCTATGCTTGATCATTTTGAAATCACAGAGCAATTTGGTTGGCTACTAGGCGGTGATACTCTAGAAGAGAAAAAGCCTTCTGCTATGCCTTTACTTCACTGTAGTGAGTCTATTGAAGCTTTGCCTGAAAACTGTCTTATGATCGGTGATTCAATTACAGACTATAAAGCCGCAAAAAATGCTGGATTTAAATGTGCTCTAGTGACTTATGGTTATCACCAAGGCGTCGATCTGAATGGACTTGGTGCGGATGCAATAATGGATGATTTAGCCGAGCTATTAGTCTGATTTCATTGTTTCCGTTAGATAAAGTAAAAGGCCAAACTGCTTCAGTTTGGCCTTTTTTACACTTGTTAGAAATAAAGTAAAGGGGTTATTTGTTGTCAGACTTTTTCGCAGATGACTCCGTTGCCTCTTGCTGTACTTGATTTTGCTTGGATGATTTTGATTGCTCTGACAGTAGTGTCATTTGACTATCATCTGCCATATGAACCGTATGTGTTGGGAAGGCGACCTCTGCATCATGAGATTCAATAATCTGCATCGCTTTGAAGAGCACATCTTGTTTTACGTCGTGAAACGTTCGCCAATCCACTGTTTTTGTATAAGCATAAATGAAGAAATCTAGGGAAGATGGTCCGAATTGATTGAAATTCACCATATAAGTTTCGTTGGTATCTAGATCTTCATGATTGGCAACCATGTCTTTTATTTCTGAAAGAATAGTAGATAGAAGATTGAAGTCACAGTAGCGGACACCGATGGTCTCGTTGATACGACGATGCGTCATACGAGAGGGGTTTTCAACTGAAATCAATGAAAAAGTGGAATTTGGTACATATAAAGGGCGCTTGTCAAAAGTGCGAATGCGGGTTTGACGCCAGCCAATGTGTTCAACAGTTCCTTCAATGTTTTGATCGGGGGAACGAATCCAGTCACCGATGGCAAAAGGTCTGTCTAAGTAAACCATCAAACCGCCAAAAAAATTGGCTAGCAAATCTTTAGCCGCGAAACCGACGGCAATACCGCCAATACCGCCAAATGCTAGTACACCTGAAATACTGTAGCCTAAAGTTTGTAAGACGACTAATACAGAAGTAATGATTACCGATGCTCGGAGTAATTTACTGATGGCACTGGCTGTTGTGTAATCTACCTTAGTTTTGACTTTGTTTGATCGCGTTAGAGTACGTTCACTCTCCGATATGCAGCGTAAAATAAACCAAGTTAGTATAACAATGACACCCACTTCACGAATGGCTTTAATAAGGGAGGAGAAGTCTGGGTCTATTTCCGTACCGGAGATTTCAGCTGCGATACTTAATCCGGCTACCCATATAAAGACACCAATGGGTTTTTGGGCGGCATGAATTAATACATTATCCCAAGGGGTTTTGGTTTTTTTAAGTTGTTGGTCGATGCGCATTAAAATGCGAGTGGCGATAAAATTAATGATAAGTGTGCCAAGGACGACTAAAAAAACACGCACAACCCAGTGCATCCTAGTATCACCTAAGCCCAAATATACTTGCATTGTTTCCCAGTTCATTATGCTTTTTCTATCCCTTTGTCTTATTTGTGAGAAGTTTGGTGGTCTAAATTACATTACTTATATAAGCAGTAGAGTTCCCAGCCCTAAAAAGGCAACGAACCCTGCAATGTCGGTCACTGTTGTTAAAATAACTGATCCAGATAGGGCTGGGTCAATGCGTAATTTATCCAGTAGCACAGGAATAAGAACGCCTGACAGAGCCGCCATTAAAATATTCACTATGATGGCTAAGCCAATGACCCCACCGAGCATTGGGCTTTCAAACCACCATAAAGTGACAACGCCAATAACAATGGCCCATAAAATGCCATTTAATCCACCCACTTTAAGTTCTTTAGCTAATAAGGATTTTAAGTTGCTACGAGTGATTTGCCCAAGTGCTAAGCCTCGAACAATTAGGGTTAAGGTTTGACTGCCGGCAATCCCGCCCATGGAAGCCACAACAGGCATCAATACGGCTAGTGCGACAACTTGCTGGAGTGTTGCCTCAAAAAGCCCGATGAAGGCAGAAGCTAAAAATGCCGTTAATAAATTAATTCCAAGCCAAATACCACGAGTTGCCGCACTGCGCTTTACGGGAGCAAATAAATCAGATTCTTCATTGAGACCGGCGATCGACATTTGTTGAGCTTCATGTTCTAAACGCCATGTTTCCATAGCAAGTCCTGAGTGAAAGCGACCTAGTAAAATTTGATTCTCATCGACAACAGGTAGTGCTGATAAAGACGAACGCTCGAGTTGCTCAGCTGCTTTTGTTAATTCAGTATCTGATCGAATGAAAGGACACTCTTCATCAATCAAACTGGAAATAGGTTCATGTCCTTGGGCTTTAAAAAGTCTATCGAATTTTACGCAACCAACCCAGCGGCCTGTTCTGTTGACCAAGTACACCATATCTGTGTAGTCTGGGATGTCTTTTTTCAGCAATCTCAAAGCTTCCGAGGTGCGAATGGATTGAGAAGCTATTAGTAGTTCATGGTCAATCCAACGACCAACAACATCTTCATCGTAAACAATACCTTGTTGGTAATATTCACGCTGTTTGTTATCCATTTGCTTGAGAGCAAGGTCGACCAAGCGGTCTGGAAGTGAGTCTGTAATTTCCAGTAAGTCTTCAGCGTCAACATCAGTAAATAATGCTTCTATTTCGTAGTCGTCGAGTTCTTTTAACAGTAACTGACGAGATTCACCGCGCATCTCAACTAAGATATCAAGACGATTGGCTTGCTTTATATTGGCCCAAGCCTGACGTCTCTGAATAAGAGGGATGGATTCAAGGGCGAGCGCCACATCATCTGGGGTTAACTCAGAAATGGCTTTGTTAACAGACTCTGGAGAGTACTCATCATGAATGAGTGTTTCTATAAGATCGGCGACTTGGCTGTGCACTGATGGGCATCCTTAAAACACGGAATAATGACAGTAAAGATAACATGCTTTTTAGTGTGCGGTATAACCGCTTGTATATCAAACAAGGCTTTGTTTTTACATGATTTTATCTAGAAGCTTGCCGAGAATTGAATAAACCAAAAAAAATATCATGTTTGTTGATAGAGGGATGCAATTTTACTTGTCGCTTTATCGGTTTTGATTGTCTTGTCTGGCAAGACAGAGTGATCATGACAGTGTAGAATTTAGCGCACTTTAAATGATGGTTCTTTTATTAGTGTAAGCTTTTCTTTGCGTCTCATTGCGGTTTGTTACGGCAGTTAGTGCAGGTCTAGGCTGTTTTATAGGCGTGTCTCCTCTTTTATGTTATTGATGATAGATAACTACGATTCATTCACTTATAACCTAGTTCAATACTTTCGTGAGCTGGGGGCCGATGTTTGGGTGTACCGTAATGATGAAATTACAGTTGAAGATATAGCGCGGCTGGCACCGTCACATTTGGTTATTTCTCCAGGGCCCTGTACTCCAAATGAAGCGGGGGTTTCCATGGCCGCTATTGCTGCTTTTGCAGGCAAAATTCCAATATTGGGTATTTGCTTAGGCCATCAAAGTATTGGGCAAGTCTTTGGCGGAAAGGTAATTCATGCTAAAAATGTCATGCATGGTAAAACCTCGTTAATTTATCATAACAATAGCTCGGTTTTTTCTGGGGTACCTAACCCACAAACAGCAACACGCTATCACTCTTTGGTTATTTCTGCTGAGACGCTACCAGACTGTTTAGAAGTCACAGCGTGGAGTAAAAATATGCAAGGTGACAACGAGGAAATTATGGGAATTAGACATAAAACGCTTGCCGTTGAAGGGGTGCAGTTTCATCCTGAGTCAATTCTAACAGAGGCAGGTCATGCCTTATTAGCAAACTTTTTAACTCGATAGGAGAGGCTGGTGGATATTCAAAAAGCGATTGCCGCAGTTGTTGAGCGCCAAGATTTGAGCGGTGACGAAATGCGAAAAGTGATGAATGACATCATGACGGGAAAGACCACCTCTGCTCAGATCGGCGGTTTTTTAATTGGTCTAAGAATGAAAGGTGAGACTGTCGAAGAAATAACGGCCGCCGCTCAGGTAATGCGAGAACTATCTAGCAAGGTGCATCTAGATCTTGATCACGTAGTAGATACTTGTGGTACAGGGGGAGATGGCGGTAACTTGTTTAATGTCTCCACGGCATCTGCTTTTGTAGTCGCTTCAGCGGGTGGTAAAGTGGCAAAACATGGTGGACGTTCAGTATCGTCAAAATCTGGTAGTGCAGATGTTTTGGAGCAAGCTGGAATTTATCTTGGTCTTGATGCGGAGCAAGTTTGTCGTTGTGTAGAAGAAATTGGTTTAGGGTTTATGTTTGCTCCTAATCATCATTCTGCGATGAAATACGCCGTTGGTCCTCGAAAAGAGATGGCAACACGGACAATTTTTAATTTGCTTGGTCCTTTAACTAATCCTGCTAATGCGAAATGTCAGGTTATGGGGGTGTTTCATCAAAAATGGGTTCGCCCCATTGCGGAAGTATTGAAAGCGCTCGGTAGTGAACATGTTATGGTTGTTCATTCTGAAGACGGGTTAGATGAAATTAGTATTGCTGCACCGACTTATGTCGCTGAGTTGAAAGGTGGAGAAATTCTAGAATACAAAATCTCTCCAGAGGACTTCGGTATTTCAACCCAGTCTATTGAATCACTTCAGGCTGTCGATGCAACACAGAGCCTTGCTCTGGTGAAAACTGCACTGGAAGGTAAAGGAAAAGTGAACCCTGCCAGAGATATAGTAGCGTTAAATGCTGGAGCCGCGATTTATGTGTCGGGTATTGCTGATACCTTAGCTGAAGGTGTCAATATAGCGGAAGATGTCATTGGGGGTGGTACAGCCAAAGTAAAAATGTCTGAGTTAGCCAGTTTTACTCGCTGTTTTATGAGCCCTGACTCACTGTAAAGAATAGGAAGGAGTATTAGCCCAATGCAATTAGAAACACCGACAATTTTAAAAAAAATTGTAGCTAGAAAGTATGAAGAGATTAGTGAGCGTAAATTACACACTCCCTATAATAACTTAGAAGTTGCAGCTTCGGTGGCTAATGTACATAACGCGCCACGAGGTTTTGCATATGCTTTGAGACACCAAATTGCTATTGGTAAATCGGGGGTTATCGCTGAGGTTAAACAAGCTTCACCTAGTAAAGGTGTATTGAGAGACCCTTTTATTCCTGCAGATATTGCGAGATCTTATGAAAAAGGGGGAGCTGCTTGTCTGTCTGTTTTAACAGATAGGGATTTTTTTAAAGGCCATGAGGATTACTTGGTTGAGGCGCGTAGTGCCTGTACGCTACCTGTTATTCGCAAAGACTTCATTGTCGATGAATATCAGGTGCTTGAAGCGAGAGCAATTGGTGCTGATTGTATTCTGCTTATTGCCGCATGCTTAAGTGGTGATAAATTGCGTGAATTGGACCAAATGGCACGTGACCTTGGAATGGATGTTTTGATTGAGGTGCACAACCGTCCAGAATTAGGTTTGGCGTTGGAGTATACCCAAACAGAGTTGCTTGGAATTAATAATCGTGACCTTCATACTTTCGAACTTAGTTTAGATCACACTTTCGAATTGATGGGGGATGTCCCTTCGGATCGTTTGATTGTGACTGAAAGTGGTATTCACACTCGTGATGATGTGGCTATGATGAGGCAAAAAGGTATTCACGCGTTTTTGGTTGGTGAGGCATTTATGGTTGCTGATGAGCCAGGTGAAAAGTTAGCAGATTTGTTCCAAATATAATAAAGAGCGTGCAGTAGCAGAATTAATTAAGGTTGAATGATGAAGACGAATGTTAGTTGGCAAGAAGATGTGCATTTTACGGCTGAAACTGGCTCTGGTTTTAAGGTTGAAATTGACGGTAATCAAGTTGCCGGTCCTCGACCTATGGAGTTATTGCTTGCGGGCTTAGGTGGTTGCACTTCTTATGATGTGGTTGGGATTTTAAAAAAAGCTCGTCAAGACGTGGTTTCTTGTGTAGCTCAAATTGACGCAGATCGAGCAGACACTGTTCCAGCGGTGTTCACTGAAATTCGAGTGCACTTTGTTGTGACAGGGCATAATTTGAAAGAGAGTGTTGTTGCTCGTGCAGTAAAGTTGTCTGCTGAAGAGTATTGCTCGGCTTCTCTTATGTTAGAGAAAGGTGGGGTGAAAATCGTTCATAGCTTTGAGGTGATTGAAGCTGACTAGGTTTGTTAAAATAAGAGCCTTTGGGCTAATGCTCCAGAAAGTCCGATTAAGCTTTTTAATCGGACTTTTTTGTGCCTCCTCTCTTATTGTTGATAAGTCACACTCTTTCTCAAATCACTCGATCTTCATTTAAAATATTCCTGTTGAACGGATCGAATTTGTACTGACCCTATCTTCAGAGCAAATATCAGGTGACAATGCTTACCTGAAGACGAAGTGTTTTGGTTGGTACCAAGGGCGACACTTTTCGAAATGAATTCATTAAAGAACTGTTCAGACGCTTAAATATTTGTTCGGTGGGGATCGGAGCTTCTGCTTCTCCTTGCTAAGAGTGACTTCTTTCAAGCATTGGTTCTGGTTCCATACAATGGCTTTTCCTGTGTATTGGCGAGCATTGGGGCGATGAGTGATTTGCTAA
Protein-coding sequences here:
- the rpe gene encoding ribulose-phosphate 3-epimerase is translated as MNDFIIAPSILSADFARLGEEVDKVLEAGADIIHFDVMDNHYVPNLTIGPMVCKALRKHGVTADIDVHLMVKPVDSMIGDFIEAGASYITFHPEASEHIDRSLQMIRDGGCKAGLAINPATSLEHLKYVLDKVDMILLMSVNPGFGGQSFIPSTLDKLREARALIDASGYDIRLEVDGGVSEKNIAEIARAGADTFVAGSAIFGKDDYKSVIDAMRSELASTR
- a CDS encoding phosphoglycolate phosphatase, whose protein sequence is MKTPSYFSKWFDGWPELVCLDLDGTLVDSVPDIAGAVDAFLVELGVSPAGEERVRGWVGFGSSKLIEQALEWAGIDSDKYEEAYRIFLTHYHAHLTDGTTLYPNVKALLKAFKHNGVPVALITNKPSVFVKPMLDHFEITEQFGWLLGGDTLEEKKPSAMPLLHCSESIEALPENCLMIGDSITDYKAAKNAGFKCALVTYGYHQGVDLNGLGADAIMDDLAELLV
- a CDS encoding mechanosensitive ion channel family protein, which encodes MNWETMQVYLGLGDTRMHWVVRVFLVVLGTLIINFIATRILMRIDQQLKKTKTPWDNVLIHAAQKPIGVFIWVAGLSIAAEISGTEIDPDFSSLIKAIREVGVIVILTWFILRCISESERTLTRSNKVKTKVDYTTASAISKLLRASVIITSVLVVLQTLGYSISGVLAFGGIGGIAVGFAAKDLLANFFGGLMVYLDRPFAIGDWIRSPDQNIEGTVEHIGWRQTRIRTFDKRPLYVPNSTFSLISVENPSRMTHRRINETIGVRYCDFNLLSTILSEIKDMVANHEDLDTNETYMVNFNQFGPSSLDFFIYAYTKTVDWRTFHDVKQDVLFKAMQIIESHDAEVAFPTHTVHMADDSQMTLLSEQSKSSKQNQVQQEATESSAKKSDNK
- a CDS encoding magnesium transporter is translated as MHSQVADLIETLIHDEYSPESVNKAISELTPDDVALALESIPLIQRRQAWANIKQANRLDILVEMRGESRQLLLKELDDYEIEALFTDVDAEDLLEITDSLPDRLVDLALKQMDNKQREYYQQGIVYDEDVVGRWIDHELLIASQSIRTSEALRLLKKDIPDYTDMVYLVNRTGRWVGCVKFDRLFKAQGHEPISSLIDEECPFIRSDTELTKAAEQLERSSLSALPVVDENQILLGRFHSGLAMETWRLEHEAQQMSIAGLNEESDLFAPVKRSAATRGIWLGINLLTAFLASAFIGLFEATLQQVVALAVLMPVVASMGGIAGSQTLTLIVRGLALGQITRSNLKSLLAKELKVGGLNGILWAIVIGVVTLWWFESPMLGGVIGLAIIVNILMAALSGVLIPVLLDKLRIDPALSGSVILTTVTDIAGFVAFLGLGTLLLI
- a CDS encoding aminodeoxychorismate/anthranilate synthase component II; amino-acid sequence: MLLMIDNYDSFTYNLVQYFRELGADVWVYRNDEITVEDIARLAPSHLVISPGPCTPNEAGVSMAAIAAFAGKIPILGICLGHQSIGQVFGGKVIHAKNVMHGKTSLIYHNNSSVFSGVPNPQTATRYHSLVISAETLPDCLEVTAWSKNMQGDNEEIMGIRHKTLAVEGVQFHPESILTEAGHALLANFLTR
- the trpD gene encoding anthranilate phosphoribosyltransferase, giving the protein MDIQKAIAAVVERQDLSGDEMRKVMNDIMTGKTTSAQIGGFLIGLRMKGETVEEITAAAQVMRELSSKVHLDLDHVVDTCGTGGDGGNLFNVSTASAFVVASAGGKVAKHGGRSVSSKSGSADVLEQAGIYLGLDAEQVCRCVEEIGLGFMFAPNHHSAMKYAVGPRKEMATRTIFNLLGPLTNPANAKCQVMGVFHQKWVRPIAEVLKALGSEHVMVVHSEDGLDEISIAAPTYVAELKGGEILEYKISPEDFGISTQSIESLQAVDATQSLALVKTALEGKGKVNPARDIVALNAGAAIYVSGIADTLAEGVNIAEDVIGGGTAKVKMSELASFTRCFMSPDSL
- the trpC gene encoding indole-3-glycerol phosphate synthase TrpC — translated: MQLETPTILKKIVARKYEEISERKLHTPYNNLEVAASVANVHNAPRGFAYALRHQIAIGKSGVIAEVKQASPSKGVLRDPFIPADIARSYEKGGAACLSVLTDRDFFKGHEDYLVEARSACTLPVIRKDFIVDEYQVLEARAIGADCILLIAACLSGDKLRELDQMARDLGMDVLIEVHNRPELGLALEYTQTELLGINNRDLHTFELSLDHTFELMGDVPSDRLIVTESGIHTRDDVAMMRQKGIHAFLVGEAFMVADEPGEKLADLFQI
- a CDS encoding OsmC family protein is translated as MKTNVSWQEDVHFTAETGSGFKVEIDGNQVAGPRPMELLLAGLGGCTSYDVVGILKKARQDVVSCVAQIDADRADTVPAVFTEIRVHFVVTGHNLKESVVARAVKLSAEEYCSASLMLEKGGVKIVHSFEVIEAD